One Echeneis naucrates chromosome 1, fEcheNa1.1, whole genome shotgun sequence DNA segment encodes these proteins:
- the tma16 gene encoding translation machinery-associated protein 16: MPKVQKTKGKASDKVVHPFSRKAAYLAREEIRLKRKEKQKNDKATRLSSVGEKLLWFQEQLDPAKTSYTRKDACDIIERYLKRFDAELEQIELMNGIKGRQGRLHSAREAVIKQTVERERAQYKGVGFEIPDIINTKHLKTFREWTGDLKKLPNIKLRKVSNKGLDTKSEGQDQHNEAEDSSEDDEDADNTLEDEQVNEMVLMSD; encoded by the exons CCGAAGGTGCAGAAAACTAAAGGAAAAGCGTCGGACAAAGTCGTTCATCCGTTCAGCAGGAAAGCTGCCTATCTGGCCCGAGAAGAAATCAgactgaagaggaaagaaaa acagaagaaTGACAAAGCCACCCGTCTGAGCAGCGTTG GTGAGAAGCTGCTGTGGTTTCAGGAGCAGTTGGATCCAGCAAAGACGTCTTACACCAGAAAAGATGCTTGTGACATTATTGAGAG GTACCTCAAAAGATTTGATGCTGAACTTGAGCAGATTGAGTTGATGAATGGCATCAAAGGTCGTCAGGGCCGTCTCCATAGCGCCAGAGAAGCTGTCATCAAACAGACTGTGGAGCGGGAGCGAGCGCAGTACAAGGGTGTTGGATTTG AGATCCCAGACATCATCAATacaaaacatctgaaaacattcag GGAGTGGACCGGTGATCTGAAGAAACTTCCAAACATTAAACTGCGAAAGGTGTCAAACAAAGGTCTGGACACGAAGAGCGAAGGACAGGACCAGCACAATGAGGCAGAAGACAGcagtgaggatgatgaggatgcaGACAACACCCTGGAGGATGAACAGGTGAATGAGATGGTTCTGATGTCGGACTGA